The Panicum hallii strain FIL2 chromosome 9, PHallii_v3.1, whole genome shotgun sequence genome has a window encoding:
- the LOC112873815 gene encoding serine/threonine-protein kinase SAPK8, which produces MAAPAPDRAALTVGPGMDMPIMHDSDRYELVRDIGSGNFGVARLMRDRRTSELVAVKYIERGEKIDENVQREIINHRSLKHPNIIRFKEVILTPTHLAIVMEYASGGELFERICKNVRFSEDEARYFFQQLISGVSYCHSMQVCHRDLKLENTLLDGSDAPRLKICDFGYSKSSVLHSQPKSTVGTPAYIAPEVLLKKEYDGKIADVWSCGVTLYVMVVGAYPFEDPEEPKNFRKTIQRILNVQYAIPDNVNISLECRHLISRIFVGDPAMRITIPEIRNHSWFLKNLPADLMDDESMSNQYEEPDQPMQTMDQIMQILTEATIPPACSRSINVLADGLDMDDDMDDLESDSDLDVDSSGEIVYAM; this is translated from the exons ATGGCAGCGCCGGCGCCGGATCGGGCGGCGCTGACGGTGGGGCCTGGCATGGACATGCCAATCATGCACGACAGCGACCGGTACGAGCTCGTGCGCGACATCGGCTCCGGCAACTTCGGCGTCGCCCGCCTCATGCGCGACCGCCGCACCAGTGAGCTCGTCGCCGTCAAGTACATCGAGCGCGGCGAGAAG ATAGATGAAAATGTCCAGCGCGAGATAATTAACCATAGATCATTGAAGCACCCTAATATTATTAGGTTTAAAGAG GTTATTTTAACCCCGACACATCTTGCTATTGTCATGGAATATGCCTCTGGCGGTGAGCTTTTCGAGAGAATATGTAAGAATGTGCGATTCAGTGAAGATGAG GCTCGCTACTTCTTCCAGCAGCTTATCTCAGGAGTAAGCTACTGCCATTCGATG CAAGTATGTCACCGTGATCTGAAGCTGGAGAACACACTGCTAGATGGGAGTGATGCTCCTCGCTTGAAGATATGTGACTTTGGTTATTCCAAG TCATCTGTTCTTCATTCGCAACCAAAGTCGACTGTTGGAACACCTGCTTATATCGCACCTGAAGTTCTACTGAAAAAAGAATATGATGGCAAG ATTGCTGATGTATGGTCATGTGGAGTGACCCTTTATGTTATGGTTGTTGGTGCGTATCCTTTTGAAGACCCAGAAGAGCCTAAGAACTTCCGTAAAACAATTCAG CGTATCTTGAATGTTCAGTATGCGATTCCAGATAATGTGAACATATCTCTAGAGTGCAGGCATCTAATTTCAAGGATTTTTGTTGGCGACCCTGCCATG CGGATAACAATCCCTGAAATACGGAACCATAGTTGGTTCCTGAAGAACCTTCCTGCTGATCTGATGGATGATGAAAGCATGAGCAACCAATACGAGGAACCTGATCAGCCAATGCAGACTATGGATCAGATCATGCAGATTTTGACAGAGGCCACCATACCACCTGCTTGTTCTCGCAGTATAAATGTCCTAGCTGATGGACTAGACATGGACGACGACATGGATGACCTTGAATCCGACTCGGATCTTGATGTGGACAGCAGCGGTGAGATTGTGTATGCAATGTGA
- the LOC112873814 gene encoding transcription factor HHO5-like, whose product MGLDVAEIGMGLDLGLDLRLFAARSAGGMAAAAAKGAPAGIEACIRSLEEERRKIEVFRRELPLCVRLLADVIEELKEEAARKGSDLELRPDDGDKRKWMSTAQLWVDSDAKSKSEKEQRNAMTSPEPKLLGGPMPIRAVPAVPPPPPPCFRRDDNAAGTVGLPGLSLLPPAAKTSISPVPAVDEHRQNAAARLSATMSPSGPGLNLHAQTQQQQQQARKARRCWSPELHRQFVAALHQLGGPQVATPKQIREVMQVDGLTNDEVKSHLQKYRLHNRRSPGVAPVSQSILLVGGLWGSQEQSSSLSGSPQGPLQFSGSGAAVSAATVGGDSSSSSDEDDKSDEGYSRK is encoded by the exons ATGGGGCTCGACGTGGCGGAGATCGGGATGGGCCTGGATCTGGGGCTGGACCTCAGGCTCTTCGCCGCGCGGAGCGCCGgcgggatggcggcggccgcggccaagGGCGCGCCCGCGGGGATCGAGGCCTGCATCAGGAGCCTCGAGGAGGAGCGACGCAAGATCGAGGTCTTCAGGCGCGAGCTCCCGCTCTGCGTCCGCCTCCTCGCCGACG TGATCGAGGAGTTGAAGGAGGAGGCCGCGAGGAAAGGCAGCGATTTGGAGTTGAGGCCGGACGACGGCGACAAGAGGAAATGGATGAGCACCGCGCAGCTCTGGGTGGATTCCGACGCCAAATCCAAG TCCGAGAAAGAGCAACGGAATGCGATGACCTCGCCGGAGCCCAAGTTGCTCGGTGGCCCCATGCCGATACGGGCTGTTCCggcggtgccgccgccgccgccaccgtgctTCAGGAGGGATGACAACGCTGCCGGCACTGTCGGGCTGCCCGGTCTGTCGTTGCTACCACCGGCTGCAAAGACATCGATCTCTCCGGTCCCTGCTGTTGATGAACACAGGCAGAACGCCGCCGCAAGATTGTCTGCCACCATGTCACCATCTGGTCCTGGACTTAACCTGCATGCTCAGactcaacagcagcagcagcaggcgagGAAGGCAAGGCGGTGCTGGTCGCCGGAGCTTCACCGGCAGTTTGTTGCTGCCTTGCATCAACTCGGCGGTCCACAAG TTGCTACTCCGAAGCAGATCAGAGAGGTGATGCAAGTGGACGGGCTTACAAACGACGAAGTGAAAAGCCATCTCCAG AAATACCGGCTGCACAACAGAAGATCGCCCGGCGTGGCTCCGGTGAGCCAGTCGATTCTGCTGGTGGGTGGCCTCTGGGGTTCTCAGGAGCAAAGCAGCTCACTGTCAGGGTCTCCTCAGGGCCCCCTTCAGTTCTCTGGGTCAGGGGCGGCCGTCTCTGCAGCCACCGTCGGcggcgacagcagcagcagcagcgacgaAGATGACAAGTCTGATGAAGGCTACAGCCGGAAATGA